In the Telopea speciosissima isolate NSW1024214 ecotype Mountain lineage chromosome 2, Tspe_v1, whole genome shotgun sequence genome, one interval contains:
- the LOC122652011 gene encoding pleiotropic drug resistance protein 3-like isoform X3, whose product MAQLAGEDDIESLRIELAEIGRSLRHSFQRFSASKRTSISDISDADRVASTADEEDDDDELNLQWAAIERQPTYQRLRLSLFDDDSINGQKESGSDAKGKRIVDVTKLRALERHAVIEKLIKHIENDNLRLLQKLRKRIDKVGVKLPTVEVRYKNLSVEAKCEVVHGKPLPTLWNSLRSKIFIAFSQLPGFKSRVAKISILKDVNGIIKPGRMTLLLGPPASGKTTLLLALSGKLDQSLKVTGEISYNGYILEEFVPQKTSAYISQHDLHIPEMTVRETIDYSASFQGVGSRADIMLEVSKREKQEGILPDPAVDTYMKAISVEGTGKSLQTDYILKILGLDFCADSMVGDAMRRGISGGQKKRLTTGEMIVGPTKALFMDEISTGLDSSTTFQIVSCLQHLVLLTDATAFISLLQPAPETYDLFDDIVLMAEGKIVYHGPRDHILEFFETCGFRCPERKGAADFLQEVVSKNDQSQYWYSTEKPYSYVSVDEFSRKFRESNIGHKLYEELSEPYDKSQSHKNAISFNMYSLSKWELFKACMSREFLLMRRNSFVYVFKSVQLVIIASITMTIFIRTRMGVDLQHANYYMGSLFYGLMAMIADGYPELSMTVSRISVFYKQRESCFYPAWAYAIPAIILKIPLSVTASLIWSAPTYYVIGYSPEFTRFLSQFILLFAVHLMSISMFRFIASVAQTTVAAMTAGALTWLCLLLFSGFIIPQPYMPVWLKWGFWVSPLSYGEIGLSLNEFLAPRWQMMSTNTTLGQQILQSRGLTFQSYFYWISFGVLLGFAILFNIGFILTLTFSKPPGKSRAIISFEKLSQIQGKDDSVKVHADDKSNPKTIADTRKGKMVLPFEPLTVAFQDLQYYIDTPLEMKEQGFAKKRLQLLHDITGSFRPGILTALMGVSGAGKTTLMDVLSGRKTGGYIEGTIMIGGYPKVQETFARISGYCEQNDIHSPQITVQESVIYSAWLRLSPEIDANAKAEFVNEVLETIELDGIKDSLVGIPGVDGLSTEQRKRLTIAVELVANPSIIFLDEPTSGLDARAAAIVMRAVRNVVDTGRTVVCTIHQPSIDIFEAFDELVLMKTGGRIIYAGPLGQHSSRVIEYFERVSGVPKIKDKYNPATWMLEVTSASAETEVGVDFAQLYKDSTLYEDNKELVKKLSTPPPDSKDLHFPTRFSQNGWGQFRVCLWKQNLAYWRSPNYNLRRFAFTFIASLLFGALFWKQGQKINTEQDLFNILGGMYVAVLLIGINNCTSVLPFVTMERTVLYRERAAGMYSPWAYSFAQVVIELPYVFFQVCIYVIITYPMFGYYPSAYKIFWYFYAMFCVLLCFNYLGMLLVAVTPSIHVATIMASACNTLLNLLAGFLMPRPQIPTWWVWLYYLIPTSWALNGLLTSQYGDIETEILALGQTQPVSTFISNYFGFSYNQLNIVAVVLIAYPIAFASVFAYCIGKLNFQKR is encoded by the exons ATGGCTCAGTTGGCTGGGGAAGATGATATTGAATCACTGAGAATAGAGTTAGCTGAAATTGGAAGAAGCCTGCGGCATTCATTTCAACGCTTCTCTGCTTCGAAGAGGACTTCGATCAGCGACATCTCTGATGCTGATCGCGTTGCTTCTACAgctgatgaagaagatgatgatgatgagcttAATCTACAATGGGCTGCAATTGAGAGACAACCTACTTATCAGAGATTGAGGTTGTCCTTGTTTGATGATGACTCTATTAATGGCCAAAAAGAAAGTGGGTCAGATGCCAAAGGAAAACGGATCGTTGATGTTACAAAGCTTAGAGCTCTAGAACGACATGCAGTCATAGAGAAGCTTATCAAGCACATTGAAAATGATAATCTTCGGTTGTTGCAGAAACTTAGAAAAAGAATTGACAA AGTTGGAGTGAAATTGCCCACAGTGGAGGTGAGATATAAAAATTTGTCTGTCGAAGCAAAGTGTGAGGTTGTTCATGGCAAGCCTCTCCCTACCTTATGGAACTCCCTCAGAAGCAAGATTTTTATT GCCTTTTCCCAGCTACCAGGTTTCAAGTCTCGGGTAGCGAAGATTAGCATCCTCAAAGATGTCAATGGCATCATAAAACCCGGGAG GATGACTCTATTGCTTGGTCCTCCAGCCAGTGGAAAAACCACCTTGTTATTGGCCCTTTCAGGAAAGCTAGATCAGTCTCTTAAG GTCACGGGGGAAATCTCTTACAATGGTTACATATTGGAAGAGTTTGTTCCCCAGAAAACATCAGCATATATAAGCCAACATGACCTGCACATTCCTGAGATGACTGTGAGGGAAACAATTGATTACTCTGCAAGTTTTCAAGGTGTTGGAAGCCGAGCAG ATATTATGTTGGAGGTTAGCAAAAGGGAGAAACAAGAAGGAATTCTCCCCGATCCAGCTGTAGATACTTACATGAAG GCAATTTCGGTTGAAGGGACAGGAAAAAGCCTCCAAACAGACTACATTTTAAAG ATTCTTGGACTTGATTTTTGTGCTGATTCAATGGTTGGAGATGCAATGAGAAGAGGTATCTCAGGTGGTCAAAAGAAGAGATTAACAACAG GGGAGATGATTGTGGGTCCAACAAAAGCTCTATTTATGGATGAAATATCAACTGGCTTAGACAGTTCTACTACCTTTCAGATTGTTTCTTGTCTTCAACACTTGGTACTTCTCACAGATGCTACAGCATTTATTTCACTTCTTCAGCCAGCACCAGAGACCTATGATCTCTTTGATGACATTGTCTTGATGGCTGAAGGAAAAATTGTCTACCATGGTCCTCGTGATCATATCCTTGAATTCTTTGAGACATGTGGATTTAGGTGCCCTGAAAGAAAAGGAGCTGCTGATTTCCTCCAAGAG gtTGTCTCTAAGAACGATCAATCACAATACTGGTACTCCACAGAAAAACCATATAGCTATGTTTCTGTGGATGAATTTTCTAGAAAATTCAGGGAGTCCAATATTGGTCATAAGCTATATGAAGAGCTTTCAGAGCCATATGATAAATCTCAGAGCCATAAAAATGCTATATCCTTCAATATGTACTCTTTAAGTAAATGGGAGCTCTTTAAAGCTTGCATGAGCAGGGAATTTCTACTCATGAGGCGAAATTCTTTTGTATATGTATTCAAGTCTGTTCAG CTTGTCATCATTGCATCCATCACAATGACTATTTTTATACGGACTCGAATGGGTGTTGATTTGCAGCATGCAAACTATTATATGGGTTCTCTATTTTATGGGCTTATGGCAATGATTGCTGATGGATACCCTGAGTTATCTATGACTGTTTCAAGAATTTCTGTTTTCTATAAACAAAGAGAGTCTTGCTTTTACCCAGCTTGGGCTTATGCAATTCCAGCAATTATTCTGAAAATTCCACTTTCGGTGACGGCGTCTTTGATTTGGTCTGCTCCTACTTACTATGTCATTGGGTACAGTCCTGAGTTCACGAG GTTCCTAAGCCAGTTCATCCTACTTTTTGCTGTGCATCTAATGTCAATATCCATGTTCCGGTTTATTGCCTCAGTTGCTCAAACTACTGTCGCAGCTATGACTGCTGGTGCATTGACTTGGTTGTGCCTTCTTTTATTTAGTGGCTTTATTATCCCACAAC CATATATGCCAGTTTGGTTGAAGTGGGGATTTTGGGTTTCTCCATTGTCGTATGGGGAAATAGGCCTATCATTAAATGAATTTCTTGCTCCTCGTTGGCAAATG ATGTCAACAAACACTACTCTAGGTCAACAAATACTGCAAAGTCGCGGTCTTACCTTTCAAAGCTACTTTTACTGGATATCATTTGGTGTCTTACTTGGCTTTGCAATACTTTTTAATATTGGATTCATATTGACCTTAACATTTTCAAAGC CTCCTGGGAAGTCTCGTGCTATTATTTCATTTGAAAAGCTTTCCCAAATACAAGGAAAGGATGATTCTGTCAAAGTTCATGCAGACGataaatcaaatccaaaaacaatTGCAGACACTAGAAAAG GAAAGATGGTTCTACCCTTTGAACCCTTAACAGTTGCATTTCAAGATCTTCAGTACTACATTGACACTCCTTTG GAAATGAAAGAGCAAGGTTTCGCCAAAAAAAGGCTACAACTTCTTCATGATATTACTGGTTCATTTAGGCCAGGCATTCTTACAGCACTGATGGGTGTCAGTGGAGCTGGTAAAACAACACTTATGGATGTTCTTTCTGGAAGAAAAACTGGTGGGTATATTGAAGGAACAATAATGATTGGTGGGTATCCTAAGGTTCAAGAGACTTTTGCCAGGATATCAGGCTATTGTGAGCAAAATGATATACATTCTCCTCAAATCACTGTCCAAGAGTCGGTGATATATTCTGCTTGGTTACGGCTTTCACCTGAAATTGATGCAAATGCAAAAGCT GAATTTGTAAATGAAGTTCTTGAGACCATTGAACTTGATGGAATTAAAGATTCTTTGGTAGGCATTCCTGGTGTTGATGGTTTGTCTACTGAGCAACGCAAACGTCTTACAATAGCTGTCGAGCTTGTTGCCAACCCATCTATTATCTTCCTGGATGAACCTACATCAGGTTTGGATGCTAGAGCAGCTGCCATTGTTATGCGGGCAGTAAGAAATGTGGTTGATACAGGTCGGACAGTTGTTTGCACCATCCACCAACCAAGTATTGACATATTTGAAGCATTTGATGAG TTGGTTCTAATGAAAACTGGAGGACGAATAATCTATGCTGGACCATTGGGTCAACATTCAAGTAGGGTTATTGAATACTTCGAG AGAGTTTCCGGGGTACCAAAGATTAAGGATAAATACAACCCAGCAACGTGGATGTTAGAGGTCACATCTGCATCTGCAGAGACAGAAGTTGGTGTAGATTTTGCGCAACTTTATAAAGATTCTACTTTATATGA GGACAACAAGGAGCTTGTAAAGAAATTGAGTACTCCACCTCCTGATTCAAAGGATTTGCATTTTCCAACCCGCTTTTCACAAAATGGTTGGGGACAATTCAGAGTGTGCTTGTGGAAACAAAACTTGGCCTACTGGAGAAGTCCTAATTATAATTTAAGGCGATTTGCATTTACATTTATTGCGTCTCTACTCTTTGGAGCATTGTTTTGGAAGCAGGGGCAGAAGAT AAATACTGAACAGGACTTGTTCAATATACTTGGTGGGATGTATGTTGCTGTGCTCCTGATAGGCATAAACAATTGCACATCAGTTTTACCATTTGTAACAATGGAGCGGACTGTTTTATACAGGGAAAGAGCCGCTGGAATGTATTCTCCATGGGCCTATTCATTTGCACAG GTGGTAATTGAGCTTCCCTATGTCTTCTTTCAAGTTTGTATTTATGTGATCATCACATATCCCATGTTTGGGTACTACCCATCGGCTTATAAGATATTCTGGTACTTCTATGCGATGTTTTGTGTGCTGCTCTGCTTCAATTACCTCGGGATGCTTCTTGTAGCTGTGACACCAAGCATTCACGTCGCTACCATAATGGCCTCTGCCTGCAACACATTGCTGAACCTTCTCGCTGGGTTCTTGATGCCTAGACCG CAAATTCCAACTTGGTGGGTTTGGTTGTATTATTTGATCCCAACATCCTGGGCACTGAATGGTCTCCTCACTTCACAATACGGAGACATAGAAACAGAGATATTGGCGCTTGGTCAAACCCAACCAGTATCTACCTTCATTAGTAATTACTTTGGATTTAGCTATAACCAATTGAACATAGTGGCTGTTGTTCTTATTGCCTACCCTATTGCTTTTGCATCTGTTTTTGCGTACTGTATAGGAAAACTGAATTTCCAGAAGAGATAA
- the LOC122652011 gene encoding pleiotropic drug resistance protein 3-like isoform X2, producing MTLLLGPPASGKTTLLLALSGKLDQSLKVTGEISYNGYILEEFVPQKTSAYISQHDLHIPEMTVRETIDYSASFQGVGSRADIMLEVSKREKQEGILPDPAVDTYMKAISVEGTGKSLQTDYILKILGLDFCADSMVGDAMRRGISGGQKKRLTTGEMIVGPTKALFMDEISTGLDSSTTFQIVSCLQHLVLLTDATAFISLLQPAPETYDLFDDIVLMAEGKIVYHGPRDHILEFFETCGFRCPERKGAADFLQEVVSKNDQSQYWYSTEKPYSYVSVDEFSRKFRESNIGHKLYEELSEPYDKSQSHKNAISFNMYSLSKWELFKACMSREFLLMRRNSFVYVFKSVQLVIIASITMTIFIRTRMGVDLQHANYYMGSLFYGLMAMIADGYPELSMTVSRISVFYKQRESCFYPAWAYAIPAIILKIPLSVTASLIWSAPTYYVIGYSPEFTRFLSQFILLFAVHLMSISMFRFIASVAQTTVAAMTAGALTWLCLLLFSGFIIPQPYMPVWLKWGFWVSPLSYGEIGLSLNEFLAPRWQMMSTNTTLGQQILQSRGLTFQSYFYWISFGVLLGFAILFNIGFILTLTFSKPPGKSRAIISFEKLSQIQGKDDSVKVHADDKSNPKTIADTRKGKMVLPFEPLTVAFQDLQYYIDTPLEMKEQGFAKKRLQLLHDITGSFRPGILTALMGVSGAGKTTLMDVLSGRKTGGYIEGTIMIGGYPKVQETFARISGYCEQNDIHSPQITVQESVIYSAWLRLSPEIDANAKAEFVNEVLETIELDGIKDSLVGIPGVDGLSTEQRKRLTIAVELVANPSIIFLDEPTSGLDARAAAIVMRAVRNVVDTGRTVVCTIHQPSIDIFEAFDELVLMKTGGRIIYAGPLGQHSSRVIEYFEVISGVPKIKDKYNPATWMLEVTSASAETEVGVDFAQLYKDSTLYEDNKELVKKLSTPPPDSKDLHFPTRFSQNGWGQFRVCLWKQNLAYWRSPNYNLRRFAFTFIASLLFGALFWKQGQKINTEQDLFNILGGMYVAVLLIGINNCTSVLPFVTMERTVLYRERAAGMYSPWAYSFAQVVIELPYVFFQVCIYVIITYPMFGYYPSAYKIFWYFYAMFCVLLCFNYLGMLLVAVTPSIHVATIMASACNTLLNLLAGFLMPRPQIPTWWVWLYYLIPTSWALNGLLTSQYGDIETEILALGQTQPVSTFISNYFGFSYNQLNIVAVVLIAYPIAFASVFAYCIGKLNFQKR from the exons ATGACTCTATTGCTTGGTCCTCCAGCCAGTGGAAAAACCACCTTGTTATTGGCCCTTTCAGGAAAGCTAGATCAGTCTCTTAAG GTCACGGGGGAAATCTCTTACAATGGTTACATATTGGAAGAGTTTGTTCCCCAGAAAACATCAGCATATATAAGCCAACATGACCTGCACATTCCTGAGATGACTGTGAGGGAAACAATTGATTACTCTGCAAGTTTTCAAGGTGTTGGAAGCCGAGCAG ATATTATGTTGGAGGTTAGCAAAAGGGAGAAACAAGAAGGAATTCTCCCCGATCCAGCTGTAGATACTTACATGAAG GCAATTTCGGTTGAAGGGACAGGAAAAAGCCTCCAAACAGACTACATTTTAAAG ATTCTTGGACTTGATTTTTGTGCTGATTCAATGGTTGGAGATGCAATGAGAAGAGGTATCTCAGGTGGTCAAAAGAAGAGATTAACAACAG GGGAGATGATTGTGGGTCCAACAAAAGCTCTATTTATGGATGAAATATCAACTGGCTTAGACAGTTCTACTACCTTTCAGATTGTTTCTTGTCTTCAACACTTGGTACTTCTCACAGATGCTACAGCATTTATTTCACTTCTTCAGCCAGCACCAGAGACCTATGATCTCTTTGATGACATTGTCTTGATGGCTGAAGGAAAAATTGTCTACCATGGTCCTCGTGATCATATCCTTGAATTCTTTGAGACATGTGGATTTAGGTGCCCTGAAAGAAAAGGAGCTGCTGATTTCCTCCAAGAG gtTGTCTCTAAGAACGATCAATCACAATACTGGTACTCCACAGAAAAACCATATAGCTATGTTTCTGTGGATGAATTTTCTAGAAAATTCAGGGAGTCCAATATTGGTCATAAGCTATATGAAGAGCTTTCAGAGCCATATGATAAATCTCAGAGCCATAAAAATGCTATATCCTTCAATATGTACTCTTTAAGTAAATGGGAGCTCTTTAAAGCTTGCATGAGCAGGGAATTTCTACTCATGAGGCGAAATTCTTTTGTATATGTATTCAAGTCTGTTCAG CTTGTCATCATTGCATCCATCACAATGACTATTTTTATACGGACTCGAATGGGTGTTGATTTGCAGCATGCAAACTATTATATGGGTTCTCTATTTTATGGGCTTATGGCAATGATTGCTGATGGATACCCTGAGTTATCTATGACTGTTTCAAGAATTTCTGTTTTCTATAAACAAAGAGAGTCTTGCTTTTACCCAGCTTGGGCTTATGCAATTCCAGCAATTATTCTGAAAATTCCACTTTCGGTGACGGCGTCTTTGATTTGGTCTGCTCCTACTTACTATGTCATTGGGTACAGTCCTGAGTTCACGAG GTTCCTAAGCCAGTTCATCCTACTTTTTGCTGTGCATCTAATGTCAATATCCATGTTCCGGTTTATTGCCTCAGTTGCTCAAACTACTGTCGCAGCTATGACTGCTGGTGCATTGACTTGGTTGTGCCTTCTTTTATTTAGTGGCTTTATTATCCCACAAC CATATATGCCAGTTTGGTTGAAGTGGGGATTTTGGGTTTCTCCATTGTCGTATGGGGAAATAGGCCTATCATTAAATGAATTTCTTGCTCCTCGTTGGCAAATG ATGTCAACAAACACTACTCTAGGTCAACAAATACTGCAAAGTCGCGGTCTTACCTTTCAAAGCTACTTTTACTGGATATCATTTGGTGTCTTACTTGGCTTTGCAATACTTTTTAATATTGGATTCATATTGACCTTAACATTTTCAAAGC CTCCTGGGAAGTCTCGTGCTATTATTTCATTTGAAAAGCTTTCCCAAATACAAGGAAAGGATGATTCTGTCAAAGTTCATGCAGACGataaatcaaatccaaaaacaatTGCAGACACTAGAAAAG GAAAGATGGTTCTACCCTTTGAACCCTTAACAGTTGCATTTCAAGATCTTCAGTACTACATTGACACTCCTTTG GAAATGAAAGAGCAAGGTTTCGCCAAAAAAAGGCTACAACTTCTTCATGATATTACTGGTTCATTTAGGCCAGGCATTCTTACAGCACTGATGGGTGTCAGTGGAGCTGGTAAAACAACACTTATGGATGTTCTTTCTGGAAGAAAAACTGGTGGGTATATTGAAGGAACAATAATGATTGGTGGGTATCCTAAGGTTCAAGAGACTTTTGCCAGGATATCAGGCTATTGTGAGCAAAATGATATACATTCTCCTCAAATCACTGTCCAAGAGTCGGTGATATATTCTGCTTGGTTACGGCTTTCACCTGAAATTGATGCAAATGCAAAAGCT GAATTTGTAAATGAAGTTCTTGAGACCATTGAACTTGATGGAATTAAAGATTCTTTGGTAGGCATTCCTGGTGTTGATGGTTTGTCTACTGAGCAACGCAAACGTCTTACAATAGCTGTCGAGCTTGTTGCCAACCCATCTATTATCTTCCTGGATGAACCTACATCAGGTTTGGATGCTAGAGCAGCTGCCATTGTTATGCGGGCAGTAAGAAATGTGGTTGATACAGGTCGGACAGTTGTTTGCACCATCCACCAACCAAGTATTGACATATTTGAAGCATTTGATGAG TTGGTTCTAATGAAAACTGGAGGACGAATAATCTATGCTGGACCATTGGGTCAACATTCAAGTAGGGTTATTGAATACTTCGAGGTAA TTTCCGGGGTACCAAAGATTAAGGATAAATACAACCCAGCAACGTGGATGTTAGAGGTCACATCTGCATCTGCAGAGACAGAAGTTGGTGTAGATTTTGCGCAACTTTATAAAGATTCTACTTTATATGA GGACAACAAGGAGCTTGTAAAGAAATTGAGTACTCCACCTCCTGATTCAAAGGATTTGCATTTTCCAACCCGCTTTTCACAAAATGGTTGGGGACAATTCAGAGTGTGCTTGTGGAAACAAAACTTGGCCTACTGGAGAAGTCCTAATTATAATTTAAGGCGATTTGCATTTACATTTATTGCGTCTCTACTCTTTGGAGCATTGTTTTGGAAGCAGGGGCAGAAGAT AAATACTGAACAGGACTTGTTCAATATACTTGGTGGGATGTATGTTGCTGTGCTCCTGATAGGCATAAACAATTGCACATCAGTTTTACCATTTGTAACAATGGAGCGGACTGTTTTATACAGGGAAAGAGCCGCTGGAATGTATTCTCCATGGGCCTATTCATTTGCACAG GTGGTAATTGAGCTTCCCTATGTCTTCTTTCAAGTTTGTATTTATGTGATCATCACATATCCCATGTTTGGGTACTACCCATCGGCTTATAAGATATTCTGGTACTTCTATGCGATGTTTTGTGTGCTGCTCTGCTTCAATTACCTCGGGATGCTTCTTGTAGCTGTGACACCAAGCATTCACGTCGCTACCATAATGGCCTCTGCCTGCAACACATTGCTGAACCTTCTCGCTGGGTTCTTGATGCCTAGACCG CAAATTCCAACTTGGTGGGTTTGGTTGTATTATTTGATCCCAACATCCTGGGCACTGAATGGTCTCCTCACTTCACAATACGGAGACATAGAAACAGAGATATTGGCGCTTGGTCAAACCCAACCAGTATCTACCTTCATTAGTAATTACTTTGGATTTAGCTATAACCAATTGAACATAGTGGCTGTTGTTCTTATTGCCTACCCTATTGCTTTTGCATCTGTTTTTGCGTACTGTATAGGAAAACTGAATTTCCAGAAGAGATAA